CGGTCAGATGCAATGCTTTCGCGCGCCGGATGTATCTCCGCACGCCGACGTCTCCATCCGCGCGCACGCCCGGGAGCCAAACGGCGGGAGATCGGGCCGGGGGAAGGCGGAGATGGCCAGCCGTGCGTCCCGCGGCGGGTAACGGGCGAATGGAATTCGCGGCAACCACGGCCCGAAGTCGGCGAGAACAAGAAGCGGCCGCCGCGAACCCGTTTGCGGTAGCCGCTCTCAATCGCGGTACGAGTTACTCGGCCCAGCCGTTCAGGGCAGCGTCAGCACAGTGGCATCGGGATCGGCATGGAAGTGGTGCACGCGAATGTATTTCTCCCGCAGCAGCTGAGCTGAAGCTTGTACGGTACAGTTCCCGATGCGCAGCCAAACGACCTTCGGGGGAAAGCCCAGCCTGAGGCTGCGCTGGAGGAAGTCCGAATCCTTGGTGACCACCGTGCTCTGCCGCGTAGCTCCAAATCACTGTGTCCGTCGCATCTGCCATCCCCAGGTCCCGTACGTGCGCGCAGCCCTCGTACACGTCCGCCAGCAGGCGGACGAGCTTCCACGAGAGGTTCTGATCGAACAGCAGCCTCACAGGCCCGCCATCAGGCGGCGCTCGCGGTCTGCCGCGAATGCCAGGCAGGCCCGGATGTCTTCAGCCTCGAGATCCGGAAAGTCTTCGAGGATCTCCGCTTCCGTCATCCCGGAGGCAAGGTACTCGAGCACGTCCTGTACGCTGATCCGCAAGCCGCGGATGCATGGCTTTCCGCTGCGCTTGTCCGGTTCGATGGTGATTCGGTCCCGATAGTCCATCTGGTTCTCGCGCGAGAGGCGTCGACGCTCACGTGGGCTGGAGTGCTACAAGTATAAGCAGGCTCGAGTAAGGGTAGTTATACCTGTGCCGGATCGGGAGCCTCTCCGAGCGGTATGTCAGGCGAAGGGATGACTTTCGCCAGCCGATCCAGGAAGCTTGGCTTCTTCTCGTGCCGTGCGCGGATTTCCTCGATCCGCGTCAGCGCCTGTTCGGTGCGGCCGTCGCGCGCGGCGAGGTCGCGGAGGTCGACCAGAAGCCGGACCGCCTCGTCGTAGCGCTGCGGCTGCTTCGTCGCGATCAGCTCGTCCACCCTCGCCCACGTCTGGCGCTCGACGCTCGCGAGGTCGTCCAGGTAGCGAGCACGCACGGCGGCTCGTTCCGCTTCCGCGCGGGCTCGCTCGCGTGCTGCCCGCTCGGTGGCGGCACGGCGGCGTTCCTCGTTGCGACGCTCCGCGGATTCCCACAGCTCGGCGACGGTCCGGGGCTCCAGGTCGTCCGCCGACGTGTGGCTTCGCTCGCGAAGGCGGCGCACAAGCTCGGTGCCCACCATGTTCCCGTGCCCCTGTGCGACGCGGACGAGCAGGTCCGTCTTCTCCGCGTCGTGCAGCGCAGCCACCCACGCCCGAAGCTCTCCCTCGTCCGGAGTGGCGCTCATCGGCGGGCTCCGCTCGGCTGCGGCTTCGATCCAGTCCCGGTCGATCCGGAGGAAGTCGCAGAAGGCCTCCTGCGCGGCGGACAGACGGCCCAGCCCGGGAGGAACGGGCGGCTCCGTCGCGTCGTCGTCCAACTCCTCGTTCTGTGCGGCAAGGATCCACGCCAGGTAGAGCGCGCGAAGGTCGCCGCCGGCGATCTCCGCCCGCACCGGTAGGATCGAGGCCAGCGCCCCGTCGTCCTCCTCTTCCAGCCAGTCGCCGCCCTCGTCCTCCGAGGTGAAGGAGAGGATCACGTGCTCGCCGCTCTCCATGGCCGACGAAACGCCTGACACGCAGTAGCGGCGCGCCGTTTCCGCGTTCAGCAGCCGCTTCGGCAAGCGCAGCATCAACTCGTGCGTGCCCCAGTTGGCGAAGTACAGGAACGCGTCGAAGTACTCCTCCATCCACGCGAACGCATCGCCCTTGAAGTCACCCCAGTGATACTCCACCACGAAGCGGCTGGGGGTGATGGTGGCGCGGGACGAGTAGCGGCGCAGGGTGCCCATCTCCTCGCGGGTGAGCGGGCGGTCGACCGCCTGAAACTCGTAGTACTGGTACTCGCTCACGACGGCTCGTCTCCCGCGCCTGGTGCCAGTTCCTGCTGCGGCAGAGGTATTTCGCGGCGAGCCTTCTTCTCCGCCTGTCTCGTCGCCTTCTTCCGCCCGGCCACACGCGCGCGCTCCTCGATCGGCGTTACGACGGCCGGTGCGTCGCGCTTGAAGCGGCGGCGGTAGAGCTCCTCGATGTAGTCGGGGAGCGCAGCCTTCCAGGGCTCCTGCCCATGGTTGTCCATCTTCCCGAGCTTCTTCGGGTTCAGGCCGAGCTCGCGCGCCATCTGCACCTGTGCGTGCGACAGGCGATGGCGCTTGCGGGCATCGATCCACGCCTGCAGGTCGTGGGGGATTCCGGGACGTCCCATCGAGAGCTTCTTCTGGTGATTACTGCGTTTACTCCGCAGCAACCTACGTCGTCGACCCGGGCGCCGCGAGACCTCGGGCGCGTCCGCGCACAACGGCCGGTTGCGGGATGCGCTCCGCGTTCACCATCTTCCCTTCCCGCACCCGCTCGCTCTGTTCACCCCGACGTTCGGACCGTCCCAGATGAACCCTCCTTATCTCGCGCCTTTGGACCAGCTCCTCACGCTCGGCGAAGCGCCCGCCCGCCAGCACCCCTGGTCCGACTACGTGGCGATGGGCTTCACGGCCGAGCACGTGCCGGAGCTGATCCGCATGGTGAACGATGAGGAGCTCGCGGTGGCCGATTCCGATTCGGCGGAGGTGTGGGGTGGACTGCACGCCTGGCGCACGCTGGGCCAGCTGCGCGCGGAGGGTGCCATCGGCACGCTGGTGGCCCTGCTGGAGGGCGACGACAGCGATTGGGTGCACAACGAGCTGCCACGCGTACTGGGGATGATCGGCCCGGCGGCACTGGAGCCGCTGCGGGCGGCGCTGTCCGCGCACTCGATGGACGAGGAGCCATGGACGGCCGCGGCGGCCGCGGACGGCATCGTGGAGATCGCCAAGCGCTTTCCCGAGGCACGCGACCCGGTCCTCGACGCGCTGATGCGGCAGCTTCGCTGGTGGCAGCGGCAGGATCCGGAGCTCAACGGATTTCTCGTCTCCGATCTCGTCGAGCTGAAGGCGGTGGAGGCGGCGCCGCTGATGGAGGAGGTGTTCGCGGCCGACGCGGCGGAGATCGGCATCCGGGGCGACTGGGAGGATGTGCAGGTGGAGCTCGGGCTACTCCCTGCGCGCATCACCCCACGGCCGCAGTACTTCGTCTGGAGACGGGATCTCCATCCCACACCCGACCTTCGCATACCCGCCGCGCGCTCGTCCGCCGATGATGCAAAGAAGCGCCGCAAGGCCGAGAAGGCGGCGCGGAGAAAGAACCGGAAACGGCGGTAGATGGCTGCCTGATCACATCCTCGCGTCGTATTGCGACTTATGCGGTTCGTCCCCCGGGCGTGACGGTCGCAGGCGATCAGCCTCACGGCATGGAGGTCGGACGATGGAGGTGCTTCTCTTCGGAGCCACCGGCATGCTGGGGCAGGGCACCCTGCGCGAGTGCCTGCTGGACCCCGGCGTAGCCCGCGTGGTCACCGTCGGCCGCCGCGCGACGGGGCAGCAGCACCCGAAGCTGCGGGAGATCGTGGTGCCGGACGTCTCCGACCTCTCGTCCGTCTCCGCGGAGCTCGCCGGGTTCGATGCGTGCTTCTTCTCGCTCGGCGTCTCCGCGGCGGGGATGACGGAGGAGCGCTACTCGGCGCTGACGTACGACCTGACGCTCTCCGTCGCGCGCACGCTGCTGCCGCTGAACCCGGCGATGACCTTCATCTACGTCTCGGGGATGGGCACCGACAGCACCGGCCGGGGACGGGTGATGTGGGCGCGGGTGAAGGGCCGCACGGAGAACGCGCTGCTGGCGATGGGGTTCCGAGCCGCCTGGATGTTCCGCCCCGGCGCGGTGATCCCGATGCACGGCATCACCTCGAGCACCCGCTGGTACCGCGCCGTCTACGCGGTCACGAAGCCGCTCTTCCTGCTGGCGAAGGCGCTCTTCCCCCGTTCGGTCGTCACCACCGAGCAGTTCGGCCGCGCCATGCTCGCCGTCGCCCGCAGCGGCTATCCCACGCCGATCCTGGAAGCCCGCGACATCGCCGCCGTGGCGTCCGGGCCGGGAGTGGCGAGTCCCACCGACTCGACGCGGCACTGATCCCGCTGTCGCTATCCCGCGAACCTGAAGCTACTCGGATTCCGGCGGGGGGCGTGTTGCCGAACCCTCCCAATGTCATCCTGAGGAAGGCGCTGCGCCGAACGTTCGTCCGCACCAGCCATGGGCGCCGACCGAAGGATCTTCTCGCGGCTGCGGACAGGCTTGCCCCTTCGAGCGGATATCCGGCCCCCTCCATGCAAGATCCTTCGGGCGCGCGAGGATCCGAGTGAACGCGGGTTCCGTGTGCCGCGCCCTCAGGATGACATCGCAGGGTTTTCCCGCAGGTTCAGCAACGCCCTCTCAGCTCTCGGAGCGATTGCCCGGCGTCACGGTCGGATGGCGGGGATGATCTCGTTGCCTACGAGCTCCTGGCCCCAGCGCCCCCAGATCCCGCCCTGCCCGTAGTTCGCGCCGGTGAACACCACCACCATCTCCACCTCGGGGATCACCAGCAGCACCTGCCCGCCGTTGCCGGTGGCCGCGTAGCCGCGGTACGTCCGGCCGCCGGCGGTCAGCGCCGACATGTGCCAGCCGTAGCCGTCCGATCCCAGGCCGTAATAGTTGCCGAACTCCTCGGGCGCGATCCCCGTGGTCGCCGGCGAGATCTCGGCGTGCGGCGCGGTGGAGACGCGCACCCAGGCGGAGTCGACGATCCGCCGGCCGTGCCACACGCCGCCGTCCAGGTAGGCCTGCCCCACCTTCAGCAGGTCGCGCGGACGCACGAAGGCGCCGCCGCCAAGGTAGCCCTCGCCGGTCGGCATCAGGTTCCAGGAGTAGCGCCCGAACCCCAGCGGGCGGGCCACGGTGCGGTCGAACAGCTCGGGGAGCCACTCGCCCGTCCCGGCCGTCAGCGCCGCGCCCAGCAGGTTGGAGTTGGCGGAGCAGTAGGCGTAGCGGACGCCGGGCTCGAATGCCATCGGCAGGTCCAGCGTGTACTTCCACCAGTCCGGCTGCGCCTGCTGGGCCTGCATCGTCTCCTCCTTGCCGGGCGAGGCGTCGTCGTTGTCGTTGCACGCCAGCCCCGTCGTGTGCGTCATCAGGTGGGCGAGGGTGATCCGCGCCTTGCGGGGGTCCGGGTTGGCGAACGGGCCCCTGCTGGCCAGCAGCTCGTACACGCGCGTCCCGGGCGACAGCCGGGCGCCCTCCCGCATCGCCGCGCCCAGCATCACCGAGCCGAAGGTCTTGCCGGCGGAGCGCATGTCGTGCGGCGTCTCGCGGTCGTAGCCGTAGAAGTACTCCTCCAGCACCAGCTTGCCGCGCCGCGCCACCAGGAACGAGTGCATGAGCACGGGCCGGCGCGAGGACGGGTCGGAGTCGATCACCCGCCGTACCGCGCGCGCGAGCGCCGCCTCGTCGATCCCCACCCCGCTCCCGCGCGCCGTCGCCCACCCGTCGCCGGTCTCGGGAGGGCGGCGGTAGACGTACGGCGGCTCGCCGGGCGGCCGCGGGAAGAAGGCGGCGGCCTGCGCGGGCGCGCGGCGGACGAGCTCGAGCTCGCGATCCAGGTCGGGCCAGGAGATGCGGAGCCGGTCCGGGCCGGCCTGCGCGGCGGCCAGGCGGATCTCGGGGCGCGTGGTGTCGGGGCGGGCGGTGAAGCGCACCGAATCGCCCCCGCGGCTCACGCGGAACTGCGACACGCCGCCCCGCGAGTTGGCTTCCGGGTTCCGGAACGCGCCGACGAGCGATCCGTCGGGCCCGCGGAAGATCCGCAGGTACAGCGTGAAGCGGTGTGGGAGCGGCCGCACCGTGCCGCGCCAAACGCCGTCGCGGACGCGGCGCAGCAGCAGCGGTGTGGACATGGGCTGGCCCGAGCCGCCGGGATCGGCCTGGTCCAGCGGCTGCAGCCAGAACCCGGCGATCGCGCGGCCGCCGTCCGCCAGCGCGCCCCGGAACCCGCCGCGGCGGGCGAAGGTGAGCCGCACGCTGTCGCCCGCCGCCGGTGACCGGGCCTCGGCGCCGGCGAGGGCGGCGCGCCAGCCGGCGCCCTCGCGCGTGACCGTGATCTCCCCCGCCAGCGGAGGGCTGAACGCCGCCTCGCCCACCCAGATCCCCACCAGCGAGTCGGCCGCCGGTGACTGCGCCGGCAGACGCAGCGGCGCCAGCGCGATGCCGAGGAACGCCGCGAATGCAAGCCGCAGGAAAGTCGTCGTCATGGCGTACCGGCCTTCTGTCACAGTTGGAATTTGTGTGGAATTTCCGGTGGGTGGCGGATGGGCGTGGCGCTCGTCCGGCTCCTGTGTGCCGCGAGCGGGAGGGAAGGTTGTGTGCGAGGATCGAGGTGCGACGCCGGTGCGCGGGAGAAACGGAGCGGCCGCGGGGCAGGGAAGCCAGCGGCCGCCGTTCTCTCGTCTCCATCCCGTGCACCGAGCGACTCCTGGCTGCGAGATCCTTGCGGAACGACGCTCCCTCGCGCTTTGTACACGTGTTCCCGCCGCTCGCGCCACACCTCACCGCTTTGCGAGGAACCATGCTCCTGACCATCCTCGTCGTCCTGGTGATCGCGATTGCCG
This window of the Longimicrobium sp. genome carries:
- a CDS encoding DUF433 domain-containing protein, with the translated sequence MDYRDRITIEPDKRSGKPCIRGLRISVQDVLEYLASGMTEAEILEDFPDLEAEDIRACLAFAADRERRLMAGL
- a CDS encoding serine hydrolase, whose amino-acid sequence is MTTTFLRLAFAAFLGIALAPLRLPAQSPAADSLVGIWVGEAAFSPPLAGEITVTREGAGWRAALAGAEARSPAAGDSVRLTFARRGGFRGALADGGRAIAGFWLQPLDQADPGGSGQPMSTPLLLRRVRDGVWRGTVRPLPHRFTLYLRIFRGPDGSLVGAFRNPEANSRGGVSQFRVSRGGDSVRFTARPDTTRPEIRLAAAQAGPDRLRISWPDLDRELELVRRAPAQAAAFFPRPPGEPPYVYRRPPETGDGWATARGSGVGIDEAALARAVRRVIDSDPSSRRPVLMHSFLVARRGKLVLEEYFYGYDRETPHDMRSAGKTFGSVMLGAAMREGARLSPGTRVYELLASRGPFANPDPRKARITLAHLMTHTTGLACNDNDDASPGKEETMQAQQAQPDWWKYTLDLPMAFEPGVRYAYCSANSNLLGAALTAGTGEWLPELFDRTVARPLGFGRYSWNLMPTGEGYLGGGAFVRPRDLLKVGQAYLDGGVWHGRRIVDSAWVRVSTAPHAEISPATTGIAPEEFGNYYGLGSDGYGWHMSALTAGGRTYRGYAATGNGGQVLLVIPEVEMVVVFTGANYGQGGIWGRWGQELVGNEIIPAIRP